The proteins below are encoded in one region of Campylobacter helveticus:
- a CDS encoding MBL fold metallo-hydrolase, which produces MQIYKQACGAYETNCYILSTKRGEFIIDPGVNALEFVKNTAKNPLAILNTHGHFDHIWDNAALKKEFNIPLYIHKNDAFFLNDPFHQGFEKSEADVLIENEENLELFDTSFKFHFFPGHTPGCCMIEVVGEGVMFSGDFLFYRSIGRWDFPYSNATLMKQSLEKVLNYKENFKLLPGHGGETMLKEEQEHLPTWLRYF; this is translated from the coding sequence ATGCAAATCTATAAACAAGCTTGTGGAGCTTATGAGACAAATTGTTACATTTTAAGCACAAAAAGAGGCGAATTTATCATCGACCCGGGTGTTAATGCTTTAGAATTTGTTAAAAACACCGCTAAAAATCCTCTAGCCATACTCAACACTCACGGGCATTTTGACCATATTTGGGATAATGCAGCCCTTAAAAAAGAATTTAATATCCCTCTTTATATCCATAAAAATGACGCTTTTTTTCTAAATGACCCCTTTCATCAAGGCTTTGAAAAAAGTGAAGCTGATGTTTTGATAGAAAATGAAGAAAATTTAGAGCTTTTTGACACTTCTTTCAAATTTCATTTTTTTCCCGGTCATACACCCGGATGCTGTATGATAGAAGTGGTTGGAGAGGGCGTGATGTTTAGCGGAGATTTTTTATTTTATAGGAGTATCGGTAGGTGGGATTTCCCCTATTCTAACGCCACTTTAATGAAGCAAAGTTTAGAGAAAGTTTTAAACTATAAAGAAAATTTCAAGCTTTTGCCCGGACACGGAGGAGAAACTATGCTTAAAGAAGAGCAAGAGCATTTGCCAACTTGGCTAAGGTATTTTTGA
- a CDS encoding DUF2920 family protein translates to MIYAGGCYGSQITHLIAKIAPHYTQGVIDVACSVLPREQMFIRESGEEFYRITPNLEISCHTKSFWTKENFTKAAFSIRNLLELKHLEIQSACDKECIFISYHSKEDEFKTAEDKERLYKTYANLGFDATLHLIKDESEIDGRLIRNLKHDGISNERVFKKELPAILEKLKDRSFKRGKKLISYPCDDKIYTFKDTKDKYELKITPF, encoded by the coding sequence GTGATATATGCCGGAGGGTGTTATGGCTCACAAATCACACATTTAATCGCTAAAATCGCACCACACTACACACAAGGTGTCATTGATGTAGCTTGTTCTGTTTTGCCAAGAGAGCAAATGTTTATAAGAGAGAGTGGGGAAGAGTTTTATCGCATTACGCCAAATTTAGAAATTTCTTGCCATACGAAAAGTTTTTGGACGAAGGAGAATTTTACTAAAGCGGCTTTTAGCATAAGAAATCTTTTAGAACTTAAGCATTTAGAAATTCAAAGTGCGTGTGATAAAGAATGTATTTTTATTAGTTATCATAGCAAAGAAGATGAATTTAAAACGGCTGAAGATAAAGAAAGGCTATATAAAACTTATGCAAATTTGGGGTTTGACGCGACTTTACATTTGATAAAAGATGAAAGTGAGATTGACGGCAGACTGATAAGAAATTTAAAACACGATGGAATTTCAAATGAAAGAGTGTTTAAAAAAGAGCTTCCTGCTATTTTAGAAAAGCTTAAAGATAGGAGCTTTAAAAGGGGCAAAAAGCTTATAAGCTATCCTTGTGATGATAAAATTTATACTTTTAAAGATACAAAAGATAAATATGAGCTTAAAATCACTCCGTTTTAA
- a CDS encoding DUF2920 family protein, with the protein MIDKSFFITSCDDVELNLKRNSKLEYRISYDETKPIRAIFVIVGGFGSSTDTRMLDYTRRQFASRFSVLAMNVFYHGFCCRVSNEEAYSAKYSIEKEDVENVKKVLKKLNLPYHSNLPHNAYYFLLEDLMKKQKEAGIYAQNALLKGLSYTILPPNDEYQNYLLMPALDHINALKHLFKTHEGGGFVI; encoded by the coding sequence ATGATAGATAAAAGTTTTTTCATCACTTCTTGTGATGATGTGGAATTAAATCTTAAAAGAAATTCAAAATTAGAATACCGCATAAGCTATGATGAAACTAAGCCCATAAGGGCGATTTTTGTGATTGTGGGAGGGTTTGGCTCTAGCACAGATACTAGAATGCTTGATTATACGAGGCGACAATTTGCTTCGCGATTTAGTGTTTTAGCTATGAATGTATTTTATCACGGATTTTGTTGCAGGGTTTCGAATGAGGAGGCTTATAGCGCTAAATATAGCATTGAAAAAGAAGATGTGGAAAATGTCAAAAAAGTGCTTAAAAAATTAAATTTGCCTTATCATTCCAATTTACCGCACAATGCTTATTATTTTTTACTAGAGGATTTGATGAAAAAGCAAAAAGAAGCAGGAATTTACGCACAAAATGCACTTTTAAAGGGGCTTAGTTATACTATTTTGCCTCCAAATGACGAGTATCAAAATTATCTTTTAATGCCAGCACTTGACCACATTAACGCACTAAAGCATTTATTTAAAACTCACGAGGGGGGGGGATTTGTGATTTAG
- a CDS encoding DUF2920 family protein yields the protein MIVFKSLKISSTDDMELNIKRKTKLEFKLCYDDEKEIEAILVLIQGTGSDANDNFLKFIMENLAKKHNIALIAPNYFGIHNRPQVGAELYFDEMDKKIIYELCADLNVAIDEETFANNTPREILSYLNTHIHNLKQTGYLAKDYAAYVHSSLKLKNDEYQNWGIMPAMDIINAILHIKKNPPFKTGGGSLSVVVSGDSYGGYLALMCAKIAPWVIDGVIDNSGSGLFSWRMIGFGKELDFKAYSACGAKIDEIYLLLSDKTFWTTRANSPYFFSQSRRDIRYILNPTHLETLAKATSKIIFVSYHSQQDTFLAPYNEKVELFELLKKFKFDATLHLIKDESELDGKFIKSLEHGLGIPFKALINKEFPPLLEKIKKQGQKACEKSIRYVCYDLVYTFSEKNHKIKLQIDDR from the coding sequence ATGATAGTTTTTAAAAGTCTTAAAATAAGCTCCACAGATGATATGGAGCTAAATATCAAAAGAAAAACGAAGCTTGAATTTAAGTTATGCTATGACGATGAAAAAGAAATCGAAGCTATTTTAGTGCTGATACAAGGCACAGGTAGCGATGCAAATGACAATTTTTTAAAATTCATAATGGAAAATTTGGCAAAAAAGCACAATATTGCCCTCATAGCTCCAAATTATTTTGGAATTCACAACCGCCCACAAGTCGGTGCGGAGTTATATTTTGATGAAATGGATAAAAAGATTATTTACGAGCTTTGTGCAGACCTTAATGTTGCGATAGATGAAGAAACTTTTGCTAATAACACTCCAAGGGAAATTTTATCGTATCTTAATACGCATATTCACAATTTAAAACAAACTGGGTATTTAGCGAAAGATTATGCGGCGTATGTGCATTCTAGCTTAAAGCTTAAAAATGATGAGTATCAAAACTGGGGCATAATGCCTGCTATGGATATTATCAACGCGATTTTGCACATTAAGAAAAATCCGCCCTTTAAGACAGGGGGGGGGAGTTTGAGTGTAGTGGTTTCTGGAGATTCTTATGGGGGATATCTGGCTTTAATGTGTGCTAAGATAGCTCCTTGGGTGATTGATGGAGTGATTGATAATTCAGGTTCCGGGCTGTTTTCTTGGCGTATGATAGGCTTTGGTAAAGAGCTTGATTTTAAGGCTTATAGTGCGTGTGGGGCGAAGATTGATGAAATTTATTTGTTATTAAGTGATAAAACTTTTTGGACGACTAGGGCGAATTCCCCTTATTTTTTCTCACAATCTCGCCGTGATATAAGATATATCCTTAATCCTACGCATTTAGAAACTCTTGCCAAAGCAACTTCTAAGATTATTTTTGTGAGTTATCACTCTCAACAAGATACTTTTTTAGCTCCCTATAACGAAAAAGTTGAGCTTTTCGAGCTTTTAAAAAAGTTTAAATTTGACGCGACTTTACATTTGATAAAAGATGAAAGTGAGCTTGATGGTAAATTTATCAAAAGTCTAGAACACGGACTAGGAATTCCTTTTAAAGCTTTGATAAATAAAGAATTTCCTCCGCTTTTGGAGAAAATTAAAAAACAGGGTCAAAAGGCGTGTGAAAAAAGCATTCGTTATGTTTGCTATGATTTGGTTTATACTTTCAGTGAGAAAAATCACAAAATAAAGCTTCAAATTGATGATAGATAA
- a CDS encoding prepilin-type N-terminal cleavage/methylation domain-containing protein: MKKAFTILELVFVIIILGILAAIALPKLSSSKDEAEISKALNNLRTFINDVSVYALKNDKLANTKLISNVSGVEEVDLSQNLSDVAFKVGDDERCVEFVFMQGVSFVLMGISSNDNVKNAIKAVANGANESVLTNADFTSKSKNKACVALSQSESFKALANKTYLLLGTK; encoded by the coding sequence ATGAAAAAGGCTTTTACGATTTTAGAACTTGTTTTTGTAATTATCATACTTGGAATTTTGGCAGCCATTGCTTTGCCAAAACTTAGCTCAAGTAAAGATGAGGCTGAGATTAGCAAGGCTTTGAATAATCTTAGAACTTTCATTAACGATGTGAGCGTTTATGCGCTTAAAAACGATAAATTAGCAAATACGAAGCTTATTAGCAATGTTAGCGGCGTGGAGGAAGTGGATTTGTCGCAGAATTTAAGCGATGTGGCTTTTAAGGTGGGCGATGATGAAAGATGTGTGGAATTTGTTTTTATGCAAGGGGTGAGTTTTGTTTTAATGGGAATTTCTAGTAATGATAATGTCAAAAATGCCATTAAAGCGGTGGCAAATGGAGCAAATGAGAGTGTTTTAACAAATGCTGATTTTACCAGTAAATCCAAAAATAAGGCTTGTGTGGCATTGAGTCAAAGCGAAAGCTTTAAAGCCTTAGCGAATAAGACCTATTTATTATTAGGCACAAAATGA
- the tsaD gene encoding tRNA (adenosine(37)-N6)-threonylcarbamoyltransferase complex transferase subunit TsaD produces MKNCILAIESSCDDSSIAIIDKDSFKCLFYKKISQEKEHSHYGGVVPELAARLHSEALPRILQQCKDYFSKLCAIAVTNEPGLSVSLVGGIAMAKSLALSLNLPLIAINHLKGHIYSLFLDKKEEYDLGVLLVSGGHTMVLKVDEKGFLEILAKSNDDSFGESFDKVAKMMNLGYPGGSVIENLAKQAKDRNLCFSVPMLRSKELNFSFSGLKNQTRLEILKHTNLGKNIKSEIAYAFEEAACSHIINRCKKIFAIHSFKKFGVVGGASANLNLRKRLEKLCAEFDCELKLAPLEFCADNALMIARAAVSAYERNEFVKIQEDILSPKNKHLERL; encoded by the coding sequence ATGAAAAATTGCATTTTGGCTATAGAAAGTTCTTGTGATGATAGCTCCATAGCCATTATTGATAAAGATAGTTTTAAATGCCTTTTTTATAAAAAAATTTCCCAAGAAAAAGAGCATTCGCATTATGGCGGAGTTGTGCCAGAGCTTGCTGCTAGGCTTCATAGTGAGGCTTTGCCTAGAATTTTGCAGCAGTGTAAGGACTATTTTAGCAAACTTTGTGCCATAGCAGTTACAAATGAACCGGGACTTAGTGTAAGTTTGGTTGGAGGTATTGCTATGGCTAAAAGTTTGGCTTTAAGTCTTAATTTGCCACTCATTGCTATCAATCATTTAAAAGGGCATATTTATTCTCTTTTTTTGGACAAAAAAGAGGAGTATGATTTGGGTGTTTTGCTAGTAAGTGGCGGACATACTATGGTTTTAAAGGTTGATGAAAAGGGTTTTTTAGAAATTTTGGCTAAAAGTAATGATGATAGTTTTGGTGAGAGTTTTGACAAAGTCGCAAAAATGATGAATTTGGGCTATCCGGGTGGGAGCGTGATAGAAAATTTGGCAAAACAAGCTAAGGATAGAAATTTGTGCTTTTCTGTGCCTATGCTACGCTCTAAAGAATTAAATTTCTCATTTTCAGGGCTTAAAAATCAAACAAGACTCGAAATTTTAAAGCATACAAATTTAGGCAAAAATATAAAAAGTGAGATAGCTTATGCTTTTGAAGAGGCGGCTTGCTCACACATTATCAATAGATGTAAAAAAATTTTTGCCATCCACTCATTTAAGAAATTTGGGGTTGTCGGCGGTGCGAGTGCAAATTTAAATTTAAGAAAGCGTTTAGAAAAACTTTGTGCGGAGTTTGATTGTGAACTTAAACTTGCCCCACTTGAATTTTGTGCCGATAATGCTTTAATGATAGCAAGAGCGGCGGTTAGTGCGTATGAAAGAAATGAATTTGTAAAGATACAAGAGGACATTTTAAGCCCTAAAAATAAGCATTTAGAAAGACTTTAG
- a CDS encoding M99 family carboxypeptidase catalytic domain-containing protein, which produces MKILAVLLSFIISVFALEFSVGENGVSNENNNTILIFGGMQGDEPGGFHAASLLLSDYNITKGKIIVAPNLAFESIIKRNRGVSGDLNRKFASINPKDPDYETVQRIKSLILKPEVSMVINLHDGWGFYRPTYEDSLKNPKRWGNSSVIDTKEINATAYRDLEDIARQTVESVNASLADPKHKYFLKNTKTEELNDTEMLKALTYFVISNKKAAFANEASKNLPVHLRAYYHLLAVENYLKTAGLEWKRSFELSPEGVYEAINREIEVKLFDDKILLYLKNPRKSMSYIPFPVNKELNYRTSNELTAVVVEDNHFFIQYGNRFQSRIYPEYLEFSDAFEEVDFIVDGNETSVPFATKLKVKKEFMIPKMQNVRVNVIGFDYSKDESNVVVTKNKMKPQYALDDAGKIYRVEFYELRGANLQQLLEYKKGDKIIKNAKMLDVNTLKEAARKDKFLGSMLVEFE; this is translated from the coding sequence GTGAAAATTTTAGCAGTATTATTAAGTTTTATTATTAGTGTTTTTGCGCTTGAATTTAGTGTAGGGGAAAATGGCGTAAGCAATGAAAATAACAATACCATTTTGATTTTTGGCGGTATGCAAGGTGATGAGCCGGGAGGCTTTCACGCGGCAAGCTTACTTCTTAGCGACTATAACATCACTAAGGGTAAGATTATCGTAGCGCCAAATTTAGCTTTTGAAAGTATTATAAAAAGGAATAGGGGGGTAAGTGGGGATTTGAATCGCAAATTTGCGTCGATAAATCCTAAGGACCCAGATTATGAAACAGTGCAAAGGATAAAGAGTCTTATTTTAAAGCCTGAAGTGAGTATGGTGATTAATCTTCACGATGGTTGGGGCTTTTATAGACCGACTTATGAAGATTCTCTTAAAAATCCTAAGCGTTGGGGAAATTCAAGCGTGATAGATACAAAAGAAATTAATGCTACGGCGTATAGAGATTTAGAAGATATCGCGCGTCAAACGGTTGAAAGTGTCAATGCTTCTTTAGCTGACCCTAAACACAAATATTTTCTTAAAAATACCAAAACAGAAGAGCTAAACGATACAGAAATGCTAAAAGCTTTGACTTATTTTGTGATTTCAAACAAAAAAGCCGCTTTTGCAAATGAAGCGAGTAAAAATTTACCCGTACATTTAAGGGCTTATTATCATCTTTTGGCGGTGGAAAATTATTTAAAAACAGCTGGACTTGAGTGGAAAAGAAGTTTTGAGCTAAGTCCTGAGGGTGTGTATGAGGCGATTAATAGAGAAATCGAGGTAAAACTCTTTGATGATAAAATTTTGCTTTATCTAAAAAACCCTAGAAAAAGTATGAGCTATATCCCTTTTCCTGTTAATAAAGAACTAAATTACCGCACGAGTAATGAACTTACAGCCGTTGTAGTGGAAGATAATCATTTCTTTATCCAGTATGGAAATCGTTTCCAAAGTCGTATTTATCCTGAGTATTTAGAATTTAGCGATGCCTTTGAGGAGGTTGATTTTATCGTTGATGGAAATGAAACTTCTGTGCCTTTTGCGACGAAGCTTAAGGTTAAAAAGGAATTTATGATTCCAAAAATGCAAAATGTGCGGGTAAATGTTATAGGATTTGATTATTCTAAAGATGAAAGTAATGTTGTTGTTACTAAAAATAAAATGAAGCCTCAATACGCCTTAGACGATGCAGGTAAAATTTATAGAGTGGAATTTTACGAATTAAGGGGTGCAAATTTGCAGCAACTTCTTGAGTATAAAAAGGGAGATAAGATTATTAAAAACGCAAAAATGCTAGATGTCAATACCCTTAAAGAGGCTGCGAGGAAAGATAAATTTTTAGGCTCTATGCTTGTGGAATTTGAATGA
- the dxr gene encoding 1-deoxy-D-xylulose-5-phosphate reductoisomerase: MIVFGSTGSIGVNALKLAALKKLRVSALACGGNIKLLNEQIERFKPEFVCIKEQKDRHLVKHKNVFVGQEGLEKILELSDDTLLLNAIVGFAGLKSTLKAHKLHKKIALANKESLVVAGEFLKGANIIPVDSEHSALSALIQARQNIKKLYICASGGAFFKFKIKNLKSVKLSDALKHPNWSMGAKITIDSATMANKLFEIIEAYHLFATKEIDAFIEPKSLLHALCEFQNGATSAYFSKPDMKLAIAEAIFDTHELEILPPLDFVKLSSLKFHKISLKKYPLFALKNIFLEKPSLGVIINAANEVMVERFLKQKCEFLDISKGVLRALEHFEGVTITELEEVFEYDRKVREYL; this comes from the coding sequence ATGATAGTTTTTGGTAGTACAGGAAGTATAGGGGTTAATGCTTTAAAACTTGCCGCTTTAAAAAAATTGCGTGTGAGTGCTTTAGCGTGCGGAGGTAATATAAAGCTTTTAAATGAGCAAATCGAGCGTTTTAAGCCTGAATTTGTTTGCATAAAAGAGCAAAAAGACAGGCATTTGGTAAAGCATAAAAATGTTTTTGTGGGGCAGGAAGGGCTTGAAAAAATTTTAGAATTAAGCGATGATACTCTTTTACTTAATGCCATTGTAGGTTTTGCGGGGCTTAAAAGCACTTTAAAGGCGCATAAGCTTCATAAAAAAATCGCTTTAGCAAATAAAGAAAGTTTGGTCGTTGCCGGGGAATTTTTAAAGGGGGCAAATATCATTCCAGTCGATAGCGAGCATTCTGCTTTAAGCGCTTTGATACAAGCGAGACAAAATATTAAAAAGCTTTATATTTGTGCGAGTGGTGGGGCGTTTTTTAAATTTAAGATTAAGAATTTAAAAAGCGTCAAGCTAAGCGATGCTTTAAAGCATCCTAACTGGTCTATGGGGGCGAAAATTACCATAGATAGTGCCACGATGGCAAATAAGCTTTTTGAGATTATTGAGGCGTATCATCTTTTTGCCACAAAAGAAATTGATGCTTTTATAGAGCCTAAATCCTTGCTCCACGCTCTTTGTGAATTTCAAAATGGTGCGACGAGTGCCTATTTTTCTAAACCCGATATGAAACTAGCGATTGCTGAGGCTATCTTTGATACGCACGAGCTTGAAATTTTACCTCCGCTTGATTTTGTTAAACTTTCTAGTTTAAAATTTCATAAAATTAGCTTAAAGAAATATCCGCTTTTTGCACTTAAAAATATTTTTTTAGAAAAGCCAAGTTTGGGGGTAATTATCAATGCAGCAAATGAAGTAATGGTTGAGAGATTTTTAAAGCAAAAATGTGAATTTTTAGATATTTCAAAGGGTGTTCTTAGGGCTTTGGAGCATTTTGAGGGAGTTACAATCACAGAGCTTGAAGAGGTTTTTGAGTATGATAGAAAGGTGAGGGAATATTTGTGA